A stretch of Oncorhynchus gorbuscha isolate QuinsamMale2020 ecotype Even-year linkage group LG24, OgorEven_v1.0, whole genome shotgun sequence DNA encodes these proteins:
- the LOC124012064 gene encoding protein TsetseEP-like, producing MMMKTVIFLGCILGLSLALPADVDHLRVARSSSDSNSNSNSREADYFLPSLPQLNSNQLLQLLLKWFAASAPAPAPAPAPSPAPSPAPAPAPAPAPAPAPAPAPAPAPAPSPAPTPAPAPAPGGR from the exons ATGATGATGAAGACTGTAATCTTTTTGGGATGCATCCTGGGCCTGTCATTGGCTCTTCCT GCTGATGTGGATCACTTGAGAGTTGCACGTTCCAGCTCTGACTCCAACTCTAACTCAAACTCCAGGGAG GCTGATTACTTTCTGCCCTCCCTGCCACAGTTGAATTCAAATCAGCTACTTCAACTTCTACTTAAATGGTTTGCTGCCTCTGCCCCAGCCCCTGCCCCAGCTCCTGCACCTTCTCCAGCCCCTTcacctgcccctgcccctgccccagcccctgcccctgcccctgcccccgCCCCTGCCCCAGCCCCTGCTCCAGCACCATCCCCTGCTCCTACACCAGCCCCAGCTCCTGCCCCAGGTGGACGTTAA